Within Sphingobium sp. KCTC 72723, the genomic segment AGCCACATCCGTAACTTTTCTATCATCGCCCATATCGACCATGGCAAGTCCACGCTGGCCGACCGCCTGATCCAGCGGACCGGCGGCCTGACCGACCGTGAAATGAGCGCCCAAGTCCTTGATAACATGGACATTGAGAAGGAGCGCGGCATCACGATCAAGGCGCAGACGGTGCGCCTCGACTATGTCGCCAAAGACGGCCAAACCTATGAACTCAATCTGATGGACACGCCGGGGCATGTCGACTTCGCCTATGAAGTGTCCCGTTCGCTGGCCGCGTGCGAGGGCGCTTTGCTGGTCGTGGACGCGGCGCAGGGCGTGGAAGCGCAGACGTTGGCCAATGTCTACCAGTCGATCGAGCATGATCATGAGATCGTGCCGGTACTCAACAAGATAGATCTGCCGGCTGCGGAACCCGAAAAGGTGCGCAAGGAAATCGAGGATGTCATTGGCCTGGACGCATCCGAAGCGGTGCTGGCCAGTGCCAAGTCGGGCATTGGCATCGACGAGATTCTGGAAGCCATCGTCAAGAAGATCCCGCCGCCAAAGGGGGACCGCGACGCGCCGCTGGAGGCGATGCTGGTCGATAGCTGGTACGACCCCTATCTGGGCGTCGTCATCCTCGTCCGTGTGGTCAATGGCGTCATCAGGAAGGGGCAGGCGATCAAGTTCATGATCGGCGGCACCGAACATCTGATCGACCGGGTCGGATGTATGCGGCCCAAGATTGAAACGCTGCCCGAACTGGCAGCGGGTGAGATTGGCTTCATCACCGCACAGATCAAGGATATCACAGAAACGCGCGTCGGCGACACCATCACCACAGTGAAGAATGGCGCGTTGAAACCGCTGCCGGGCTTCAAGGAAGTGCAGCCGGTGGTGTTTTGCGGGCTGTTCCCGGTGGACGCCAACGACTTCGACAAGCTGCGCGATTCGATCAGCAAGCTGCGCCTGAACGATGCGTCGTTCAGTTTCGAGATGGAAAGCAGCGCGGCTTTGGGCTTTGGCTTCCGCTGCGGGTTCTTGGGGTTGCTGCATCTGGAGATTATTCAGGAGCGGCTGACGCGCGAATATGATCTGGACTTGATCACCACTGCGCCGTCGGTGGTCTACAAGATCCAGCTGACTTATGGCGCGGGCGAGATCGAGCTGCACAACCCGGCCGACATGCCCGACCCGACGAAGATCGCGGATATCGAGGAGCCGTGGATCGAGGCGATCATCTATTGCCCCGACGAATATCTCGGCTCCATCCTGAAACTATGTCAGGACCGGCGTGGCATCCAGAAGAACCTCACCTATGTCGGCGGACGGGCGCAGGTGACCTATGAACTGCCGCTCAACGAAGTGGTGTTCGATTTCTACGATCGG encodes:
- the lepA gene encoding translation elongation factor 4, encoding MTQLSHIRNFSIIAHIDHGKSTLADRLIQRTGGLTDREMSAQVLDNMDIEKERGITIKAQTVRLDYVAKDGQTYELNLMDTPGHVDFAYEVSRSLAACEGALLVVDAAQGVEAQTLANVYQSIEHDHEIVPVLNKIDLPAAEPEKVRKEIEDVIGLDASEAVLASAKSGIGIDEILEAIVKKIPPPKGDRDAPLEAMLVDSWYDPYLGVVILVRVVNGVIRKGQAIKFMIGGTEHLIDRVGCMRPKIETLPELAAGEIGFITAQIKDITETRVGDTITTVKNGALKPLPGFKEVQPVVFCGLFPVDANDFDKLRDSISKLRLNDASFSFEMESSAALGFGFRCGFLGLLHLEIIQERLTREYDLDLITTAPSVVYKIQLTYGAGEIELHNPADMPDPTKIADIEEPWIEAIIYCPDEYLGSILKLCQDRRGIQKNLTYVGGRAQVTYELPLNEVVFDFYDRLKSISRGYASFDYHQIGYREGDLVKMSIMVNSEAVDALSMIVHRGTAESRGRGMCERLKDLIPRHLFKIPIQAAIGGKVIARETIAAMRKDVTAKCYGGDISRKKKLLDKQKEGKKRMREYGSVQIPQEAFIAALRMGDEN